A single genomic interval of Acetobacteraceae bacterium harbors:
- a CDS encoding mechanosensitive ion channel domain-containing protein: MAIAYYVINYLKRWLEGKLFPLTRLDVGTRSSITNVMTYVLWIAVLLLVLTEAGVAVQNLNWVVSALSVGIGFGLQSIVQNFVSGVILLAERPIRVGDLVEIGGIKGDVKEISVRATEITLALSAKLLSVRDAGNVTMP; this comes from the coding sequence GTGGCCATTGCCTATTACGTCATTAATTATCTTAAAAGATGGCTGGAGGGAAAATTATTCCCGCTGACGCGGCTGGATGTCGGGACACGCTCCTCCATCACCAATGTCATGACCTATGTGTTGTGGATTGCCGTCCTGCTTCTGGTTCTGACGGAGGCGGGCGTCGCTGTGCAGAACCTGAACTGGGTGGTCAGCGCGCTTTCCGTCGGTATTGGTTTCGGCCTGCAATCCATTGTGCAGAATTTTGTCTCCGGCGTTATTCTTTTGGCTGAGAGGCCTATTCGCGTGGGTGACCTCGTTGAAATTGGCGGCATTAAAGGCGATGTCAAGGAAATCAGCGTGCGTGCTACAGAGATCACCTTGGCCCTTTCAGCCAAGCTGCTTTCTGTCCGTGATGCCGGTAATGTCACAATGCCCTGA
- a CDS encoding peroxidase family protein: protein MTRLAFGRMGMDDEETVALIAGGHTFGKSHGTVPSKCIGPAPDDAPVEQQGLGWKNNCVKGAPTPNDAMTSGIEGSWTGDPLKFTNNYVNNLLKYDWVKTKSPAGAYQWMPKTGGRVVPDATDPRDPSKRHPLIMFTTDIAMKVDPIYRRIIERWSKHPNEFADAFSRAWFKLVVRDMGPTSRYVGSEVPKETFVWQDPLPKADYKMIDTADIASLKSAIANTGLSDRELIKTAWTSAASHRITDHHGGANGARINLMPENNWAVNDPDELQKVLPKLVEVRDHFNGNDSSGRKVSLADIIILGGNVGLERAAKAAGVTIDVLFAPGRVDATQAQTDIKNMSFLEPKADAFREILKMTTHTGFEPVLPP from the coding sequence ATGACGCGTCTGGCTTTTGGCCGGATGGGCATGGATGATGAGGAAACGGTTGCCCTGATTGCAGGGGGTCATACTTTCGGTAAATCCCACGGCACCGTGCCCTCAAAATGCATCGGCCCGGCACCTGACGATGCCCCCGTTGAGCAGCAGGGTCTTGGCTGGAAAAATAATTGCGTCAAAGGGGCCCCGACGCCGAATGACGCCATGACGAGCGGCATTGAAGGCTCCTGGACCGGCGACCCGCTGAAATTCACGAATAATTACGTCAATAACCTGCTAAAATATGACTGGGTCAAGACGAAGAGCCCGGCCGGGGCCTATCAATGGATGCCCAAGACCGGTGGCAGGGTCGTGCCTGACGCAACGGACCCGCGTGACCCCAGCAAGCGCCATCCGCTGATAATGTTCACGACCGATATCGCGATGAAAGTGGATCCGATCTATCGCCGCATTATTGAGCGCTGGTCGAAGCACCCGAATGAGTTTGCTGACGCGTTCTCACGTGCGTGGTTCAAGCTCGTCGTCCGCGATATGGGGCCGACATCACGTTATGTGGGGAGTGAAGTCCCGAAAGAGACGTTTGTCTGGCAGGATCCACTCCCGAAGGCCGACTACAAAATGATTGATACGGCGGACATTGCCAGCCTCAAATCCGCCATCGCCAATACGGGACTGTCCGACCGTGAGCTGATCAAGACAGCCTGGACCTCAGCCGCGTCACATCGCATAACGGACCATCATGGCGGTGCGAACGGCGCACGCATCAATCTGATGCCGGAAAATAACTGGGCGGTAAATGACCCCGATGAGCTCCAGAAAGTGCTGCCGAAGCTCGTTGAGGTGCGGGACCACTTTAATGGCAATGACAGTAGCGGCCGGAAGGTCTCCCTGGCGGATATCATCATTCTGGGTGGTAATGTCGGGCTGGAACGCGCGGCCAAAGCGGCAGGTGTCACGATTGATGTGCTGTTTGCGCCGGGCCGCGTCGACGCCACACAGGCGCAGACGGACATTAAGAATATGAGCTTCCTGGAGCCAAAGGCGGATGCTTTCCGGGAAATTCTGAAAATGACGACCCATACGGGATTCGAACCCGTGTTGCCGCCGTGA
- a CDS encoding HIT domain-containing protein produces the protein MTENTHDDDNIFARILRHELDADVIFENDHVLVFRDKFPQARVHLLAIPKGRYRSFDDFSAHAGQEEIVSFFQAIGDSARQAGLTCGGYRLVSNCGKNAGQEVPHFHMHILGGEALGPIISQHH, from the coding sequence ATGACTGAAAACACTCATGACGATGATAACATCTTCGCCCGAATCCTGCGCCATGAGCTCGATGCCGATGTGATTTTTGAAAATGACCACGTGCTTGTTTTCCGGGACAAGTTCCCTCAGGCGCGCGTGCACCTCCTCGCCATCCCGAAAGGGCGTTATCGGTCCTTTGACGATTTCAGCGCCCATGCCGGTCAGGAGGAAATCGTGAGTTTCTTCCAGGCCATTGGCGATTCGGCGCGTCAGGCGGGTTTGACCTGTGGCGGTTACCGCCTCGTGTCCAATTGCGGCAAAAATGCGGGGCAGGAAGTGCCACATTTCCATATGCATATTCTCGGTGGGGAAGCGCTCGGCCCGATAATTTCGCAGCATCATTAA
- the ubiM gene encoding 5-demethoxyubiquinol-8 5-hydroxylase UbiM: MNTEFEIIIIGGGAAGLSCALSMDRLGFHVAVIEQAPETALKNPRFDGRELALTHHTIAWLKDYNVWSHFAPSQVTPLQRADILSGHDAARAARKLLSFQSMDTPPEERAPLGYLVAHHVIRKALYEEVRKRENITVICGKDALRSGAHAEEAYMDLNDGRCFHARLIVAADGRFSRARAQRGIGAVTHDFRRHILVCRLSHTRPHHDIATQWFDEGQTLAFLPVGEKSADGRDFSSLVLTLKPDDISRLAHMAAPDFVDDIAQRLQGQLGAIDLVSARCTYPLKAVYAHRFRAVRFALIGDAAVGMHPITAHGFNFGLKGQETLARIIADGAGDPGEPRLLRQFEMAHRRDTMPLFAATNAIATLYTRDAPLSLRLREATLQSVQNSNPLKRFVARVLSNH; the protein is encoded by the coding sequence GTGAATACGGAATTCGAAATCATCATCATCGGTGGGGGCGCGGCCGGCCTGTCCTGTGCATTATCGATGGATCGTCTCGGTTTCCACGTCGCGGTGATTGAGCAGGCGCCGGAAACCGCGTTGAAAAATCCCCGCTTTGACGGGCGGGAGCTCGCTTTGACGCACCACACCATCGCCTGGCTTAAAGATTACAATGTGTGGTCGCATTTCGCGCCTTCCCAGGTCACACCTCTACAACGTGCAGATATTTTATCCGGGCATGATGCCGCACGCGCGGCGCGGAAACTTCTTTCATTTCAGTCCATGGACACACCGCCGGAAGAGCGGGCACCGTTAGGCTATCTTGTCGCCCATCACGTCATCCGCAAAGCCCTTTATGAAGAGGTCAGGAAGCGCGAAAACATCACCGTCATTTGCGGGAAAGACGCTTTGCGCAGCGGCGCGCACGCTGAAGAAGCCTATATGGACCTCAATGACGGGCGGTGCTTCCATGCGCGCCTGATTGTAGCGGCCGATGGGCGCTTCTCCCGCGCGCGGGCGCAAAGGGGGATCGGGGCCGTCACCCATGATTTTCGGCGGCATATTCTTGTTTGCCGCCTCAGCCACACCCGCCCCCATCATGATATCGCCACGCAATGGTTTGATGAGGGGCAGACACTGGCCTTTCTGCCCGTTGGGGAGAAGAGCGCAGATGGGCGTGACTTCTCATCCCTGGTTCTGACACTCAAGCCGGATGATATCAGCCGCCTGGCCCATATGGCGGCGCCTGATTTCGTTGACGATATTGCGCAGCGTTTACAGGGCCAATTGGGCGCGATTGATCTCGTCAGTGCGCGCTGCACTTATCCTCTCAAAGCTGTCTATGCCCATCGTTTCCGGGCGGTGCGTTTCGCCCTGATTGGCGATGCGGCGGTGGGGATGCACCCGATCACGGCGCATGGTTTCAATTTCGGACTGAAGGGGCAGGAAACCCTTGCCCGGATAATCGCGGATGGCGCGGGCGATCCGGGGGAGCCGCGCCTGTTGCGCCAGTTTGAAATGGCCCATCGTCGGGATACAATGCCGCTTTTCGCGGCCACGAATGCGATCGCAACGCTTTATACGCGCGATGCCCCCTTGAGCCTGAGATTACGAGAGGCGACATTGCAATCCGTGCAGAACAGCAACCCGCTCAAACGTTTCGTGGCCCGTGTGCTCTCTAACCATTAA
- a CDS encoding fibronectin type III-like domain-contianing protein, which translates to MGLDFSPFKNHAPADYDTQLNLNIEGANVGYRWFSLKGEKPLYPFGYGLSYTSFTHTGLKIDPSENGLVAHTKVTNTGKRAGADVVQIYVNLPDGSPEGLAGYLRVQLAPGESKDIAIPLSSYAPNVSTPRRNIGCVRLVRIASALPQIVLTMRARL; encoded by the coding sequence ATGGGTCTGGATTTCTCTCCCTTCAAAAACCATGCGCCGGCAGATTATGATACGCAGCTGAATCTCAATATTGAAGGCGCCAATGTCGGCTATCGCTGGTTCAGTCTCAAAGGGGAGAAACCGCTTTATCCGTTTGGCTATGGATTGAGCTACACATCCTTCACCCATACCGGCCTCAAAATTGACCCGTCAGAAAATGGCCTCGTTGCTCATACCAAGGTGACGAATACGGGCAAGCGCGCGGGTGCCGATGTCGTGCAGATCTACGTCAATCTGCCCGATGGATCTCCCGAGGGTCTTGCCGGATATTTGCGGGTTCAACTCGCGCCCGGTGAGTCGAAGGATATCGCCATCCCGCTTTCCTCCTACGCACCCAATGTTTCGACACCGCGTCGAAACATTGGGTGCGTAAGGCTGGTGCGTATCGCTTCCGCGTTGCCACAAATAGTTTTGACAATGCGGGCCCGTCTCTGA
- a CDS encoding superinfection immunity protein — protein MEFFLFILLFFACLYFLPSIIAAFRNTHHLPALFLLNLFLGWTFIGWVLTLFIALLIERRDEYEARRLFFFNQLGTPLPSPNATRSRTLLLVIIVILTVLLVVGLSENASHVMSLLHEYAINPKIETDF, from the coding sequence ATGGAATTCTTCTTGTTCATCCTTCTATTTTTTGCATGTCTTTATTTCCTGCCCAGTATCATTGCAGCATTTCGCAACACGCATCACCTGCCCGCCCTTTTCCTGCTCAACCTCTTTCTCGGGTGGACTTTCATCGGATGGGTGCTGACGCTCTTCATCGCGCTTCTGATTGAACGACGGGATGAATATGAGGCGCGTCGGCTGTTTTTCTTCAATCAGCTTGGCACGCCCCTCCCATCGCCAAATGCGACACGGTCCCGGACGCTTCTGCTTGTGATCATCGTCATTTTGACGGTTCTTCTCGTCGTCGGGCTGTCCGAAAATGCGAGCCACGTCATGTCCCTGCTGCATGAGTATGCCATCAACCCAAAAATCGAGACGGATTTCTAG
- a CDS encoding nitroreductase, which produces MPDKNKAIEVLLSRASTDRLIAPAPKGSVLMQILSTSLRAPDHGRMRPWCFITVTGNHRAAFAELLMAAMRWTDLEVKPSKLEKKRVRYAEVPMTIILGMDLHPNAKIPVEEQVMAVTAGAMNVLNALHSEGFGGMWVSGAFQNDETFREKLGFIRNQKIAGFLQVGTVEGRTAETKRPDTDLYHARWKGDPVAFGADK; this is translated from the coding sequence ATGCCGGATAAAAACAAGGCGATAGAGGTCCTGCTGAGTCGGGCCTCGACGGATCGGCTCATCGCGCCGGCGCCGAAAGGGTCTGTGCTCATGCAGATCCTCTCAACGTCCCTGCGCGCGCCGGACCATGGGCGGATGCGCCCCTGGTGTTTCATCACGGTGACGGGCAACCACCGCGCGGCATTTGCCGAACTGCTCATGGCGGCGATGCGCTGGACGGACCTGGAAGTGAAGCCCTCCAAGCTTGAGAAAAAGCGGGTACGCTACGCGGAGGTCCCGATGACGATCATTCTGGGTATGGATCTGCACCCGAATGCCAAAATCCCGGTTGAAGAACAGGTCATGGCCGTGACGGCGGGGGCGATGAACGTGCTTAATGCTTTGCATTCTGAGGGTTTCGGCGGAATGTGGGTTTCCGGCGCTTTCCAGAATGATGAGACATTCCGCGAGAAGCTCGGCTTCATCCGTAATCAGAAAATCGCAGGTTTTCTGCAGGTCGGCACGGTTGAGGGGCGCACAGCGGAAACAAAAAGGCCGGATACGGACCTGTATCACGCGCGCTGGAAGGGTGATCCTGTCGCATTCGGAGCGGATAAGTGA
- the hisB gene encoding imidazoleglycerol-phosphate dehydratase HisB translates to MENARQKTVKRKTRETDIHVSINIDGQGVGDIDTGIGFFDHMLVTLVKHAAFDLSVRCHGDLQIDGHHTVEDVGIALGKAFSDALGDKKGVARFGHALVPLDEALSEVVIDLSGRPFLAFNMSFSRDRIGELDTDLLEEFYRGFAMSAALTLHINKRCGKNDHHVAESGFKAFARALRMACAHDPRAGEAVPSTKGSL, encoded by the coding sequence ATGGAAAATGCTCGACAAAAAACGGTGAAGCGCAAGACGCGTGAGACGGATATCCACGTCTCCATCAATATTGACGGTCAAGGGGTCGGTGACATCGATACAGGTATCGGTTTCTTCGATCATATGCTCGTCACGCTCGTCAAACATGCGGCCTTTGATCTGAGCGTTCGGTGCCATGGAGACCTTCAGATCGACGGACATCACACGGTTGAGGATGTCGGTATCGCTTTGGGTAAGGCATTTTCGGATGCATTGGGCGATAAAAAAGGTGTCGCCCGTTTTGGTCATGCCCTTGTCCCTCTGGATGAAGCCTTGTCAGAGGTGGTGATTGACCTCTCAGGGCGGCCATTTCTCGCCTTTAACATGTCCTTCAGCCGTGACAGGATTGGTGAGCTCGATACGGACCTCCTGGAGGAATTTTACCGAGGCTTCGCCATGAGTGCGGCCTTGACGCTGCACATCAATAAAAGATGCGGTAAAAATGATCATCATGTCGCGGAGAGTGGCTTCAAGGCCTTCGCGCGGGCATTGCGCATGGCTTGCGCCCATGACCCCCGGGCGGGCGAGGCCGTTCCCTCCACCAAGGGCAGTCTCTAG
- a CDS encoding CvpA family protein, which translates to MSALDIASLIVIILSVIWAVHRGFAEELSAVIAWGGAIILCYFLYHFLAERLEPWMNDEKSSCTVAIIVSFIVLLVIMRMVTRSFGQFLKKNLFGNLDRILGIAFGALRGYLVLVIVFIGLRYSYPNQAQELLTSDSHAAAPLWAGLNCYDSIRDRVQNPPSLSKKPNLMQGRRWLNPIQALRMTSKQVMAHRSPDL; encoded by the coding sequence ATGTCCGCCCTTGATATTGCCAGCCTCATCGTCATCATCCTCTCCGTTATCTGGGCGGTGCATCGCGGTTTCGCGGAGGAACTTTCCGCTGTGATCGCCTGGGGCGGGGCGATTATACTCTGTTATTTCCTGTATCATTTCCTCGCGGAACGCCTTGAACCCTGGATGAATGATGAGAAATCGAGTTGCACCGTGGCGATCATCGTCAGCTTCATCGTGCTTCTTGTCATCATGCGGATGGTCACGCGCTCTTTCGGGCAATTTCTGAAAAAAAATCTCTTCGGCAATCTTGATCGCATTCTCGGTATTGCTTTCGGCGCGCTGCGTGGTTATCTAGTGCTCGTTATCGTGTTCATCGGATTGAGATATTCGTATCCCAACCAAGCTCAGGAGCTTTTGACCAGTGACAGCCATGCCGCTGCGCCTTTGTGGGCCGGCCTTAACTGTTACGACTCAATCCGGGACAGAGTGCAAAATCCACCCTCTTTATCAAAAAAACCAAACTTGATGCAGGGTCGGCGTTGGCTGAACCCGATACAGGCATTGAGGATGACCTCGAAACAAGTGATGGCCCACAGGAGCCCTGATTTATGA
- a CDS encoding phosphoribosyl-ATP diphosphatase, which yields MLEIEKGQRDRAGDDITAAVLDRLHETVLSRRGTDPSLSHSARLLLRGRKKIAQKFGEEAVECLIEAVAGSANELVSESADVLYHLIVLWVDAGIAPQEIWRELQRREAMSSIAEKTSRVEKPA from the coding sequence TTGCTGGAAATAGAGAAAGGCCAACGGGATCGCGCGGGCGATGATATCACAGCTGCCGTGCTCGATCGATTGCATGAGACCGTGCTTTCACGTCGCGGGACCGACCCATCCCTGAGCCATTCCGCCAGGTTATTGTTGCGCGGGCGCAAAAAAATCGCGCAGAAATTCGGGGAAGAGGCGGTTGAGTGCCTTATTGAAGCGGTGGCAGGCAGCGCGAATGAGCTGGTGAGTGAGAGTGCCGATGTGCTCTATCATCTGATCGTGCTTTGGGTCGATGCCGGAATTGCCCCGCAGGAAATCTGGCGGGAGCTTCAGCGCCGTGAAGCCATGAGCAGCATCGCTGAGAAAACATCCCGTGTGGAAAAACCTGCCTGA
- a CDS encoding glycoside hydrolase family 3 C-terminal domain-containing protein: protein MHESDLLAVKIAIDKFDPASVMCGYNRVNGVHDCLDPYLLITVLRQEWGYNGYVMSDWGAVYDGDAAWKAGFDQQFGLPLDKEAWFGDYMKKKVIAGEIPVSVVDEKLRHILYLMFRNGLFEAHARPTETAQDIAEHTEVAQKIEEAGTVLLKNDHNILPLKQGLRKILVIGGHADKGVMTGGGSGAVTPRGGARCAGMWPMMSSIGHIPSAI from the coding sequence ATGCATGAATCTGACCTGCTGGCTGTTAAAATCGCGATCGATAAGTTCGATCCGGCATCCGTCATGTGCGGTTATAACCGCGTCAATGGCGTGCATGACTGTCTGGACCCCTATCTGCTGATAACCGTTCTGCGTCAGGAATGGGGCTATAATGGCTATGTCATGAGCGATTGGGGCGCTGTTTATGACGGTGATGCGGCCTGGAAAGCCGGGTTCGACCAGCAATTCGGCCTGCCTTTGGATAAAGAGGCCTGGTTCGGCGATTACATGAAGAAGAAAGTCATCGCCGGGGAAATCCCTGTCTCAGTCGTCGATGAAAAATTGCGCCACATTCTTTATCTGATGTTCAGAAACGGGCTTTTTGAAGCACATGCGCGCCCGACAGAAACGGCGCAGGATATCGCTGAGCACACGGAAGTGGCGCAAAAAATTGAGGAAGCCGGTACCGTCCTTCTCAAAAACGACCATAATATTCTGCCGTTGAAGCAAGGACTGCGCAAAATCCTCGTCATTGGTGGTCATGCGGATAAGGGCGTCATGACCGGTGGTGGCAGCGGCGCCGTCACACCTCGGGGCGGGGCCCGGTGCGCGGGGATGTGGCCAATGATGTCCAGCATTGGCCACATCCCATCGGCTATCTGA
- a CDS encoding SMR family transporter, with translation MSLVHLYMAVSIVAEVIATTMLKASDGFTRLLPGAAAVIGYGFAFYFMSLTLRSVPTGVVYAIWSGAGIVLVSIISLIIYKQVLDLPAIIGIVLILVGVLIINLCSQNVAH, from the coding sequence ATGTCTCTCGTGCATCTATATATGGCTGTCTCGATTGTGGCGGAGGTGATCGCCACGACGATGCTTAAAGCGTCGGACGGCTTTACGCGTCTACTGCCGGGCGCGGCGGCGGTCATTGGTTATGGCTTCGCCTTTTACTTCATGTCCCTGACATTGCGCAGTGTGCCAACAGGTGTCGTCTATGCCATCTGGTCCGGGGCGGGGATTGTGCTTGTTTCCATTATCAGCCTTATCATTTACAAGCAGGTACTTGATCTGCCGGCGATCATCGGGATCGTTCTCATCCTTGTCGGCGTTCTTATCATCAACCTGTGCTCTCAAAACGTGGCGCATTGA
- a CDS encoding glycoside hydrolase family 3 C-terminal domain-containing protein: MANDVQHWPHPIGYLTGAPLDALKAEMPHAQVTFLPGDDLDAVKKAAKKADRVIVFASKWASEVIDDADLSMPQHENAMIEAAAKAGKPVIVVLQTGNPVLMPWADHVDGILEA; the protein is encoded by the coding sequence GTGGCCAATGATGTCCAGCATTGGCCACATCCCATCGGCTATCTGACCGGCGCGCCGCTTGATGCGCTGAAGGCTGAAATGCCTCATGCGCAAGTGACGTTTCTGCCAGGAGATGACCTTGATGCGGTGAAGAAAGCCGCGAAAAAGGCGGATCGCGTTATTGTCTTCGCCTCAAAATGGGCATCTGAGGTTATTGACGACGCGGATCTGTCCATGCCGCAGCATGAAAACGCTATGATTGAGGCAGCGGCAAAAGCGGGTAAACCGGTCATCGTCGTGCTTCAGACAGGCAACCCCGTCCTGATGCCCTGGGCCGACCATGTGGATGGTATTCTGGAGGCATGA
- a CDS encoding quinone-dependent dihydroorotate dehydrogenase translates to MTVTGYSIFSSCVSRVATRFLHALAPETAHHVAIRLLSLGLYPAVKSDSPRLATQCLNMNLSNPIGLAAGFDKDCRAARALSRMGFGFVECGTVTPRPQPGNPQPRLFRLPEDGAIINRLGFNSGGADAFLRRLRHIREMEAKQSGHARIGVNLGINKEGAKPERDYAQSAAAFSLLADYLTINLSSPNTPGLRNLQGARSIAGILQAVRKETPLHPPLLVKIAPDLARDALDDIVEACVDNGVAGLIVSNTTVSRPHGLASPHQQEAGGLSGRPLSQLAITTLRDVARLNRGRMTLISSGGIETGFDVLERLRAGADLVQLYSAFVLRGPAIVSRIKRELLHEMSRRNFETIKDVIANRDF, encoded by the coding sequence TTGACCGTCACGGGATACAGCATATTCTCCTCCTGCGTTTCCAGAGTAGCGACACGTTTTTTACATGCGCTCGCTCCTGAGACAGCGCATCACGTTGCGATCCGACTTCTCTCACTCGGGCTTTATCCTGCCGTGAAATCGGACTCTCCGCGCCTTGCGACACAATGCCTTAACATGAATTTGTCGAATCCAATCGGCCTGGCGGCGGGGTTTGACAAGGATTGCCGTGCTGCCCGCGCTTTGTCGCGTATGGGGTTCGGCTTCGTTGAATGTGGGACGGTAACGCCAAGACCGCAACCCGGAAACCCCCAGCCGCGCCTGTTCCGCCTGCCGGAAGATGGCGCAATCATCAATCGCCTCGGTTTCAATAGTGGTGGCGCGGACGCGTTTCTGCGGCGGCTTCGTCACATTCGGGAGATGGAGGCCAAGCAGTCAGGCCATGCGCGGATCGGCGTCAATCTCGGCATCAATAAGGAAGGCGCAAAGCCGGAGCGGGATTATGCGCAGTCAGCCGCCGCCTTCAGTCTTTTAGCGGATTATCTGACGATCAATCTTTCTTCCCCCAACACGCCCGGCTTGCGCAATCTGCAAGGCGCCCGGTCGATCGCCGGGATTTTGCAGGCTGTCAGGAAAGAAACACCGCTTCATCCCCCTCTCCTCGTCAAGATCGCCCCGGATCTCGCGCGGGACGCGCTGGACGATATTGTTGAAGCCTGTGTGGATAACGGGGTTGCCGGGCTGATCGTCAGTAACACGACGGTGAGTCGGCCGCACGGCCTAGCCTCCCCCCATCAGCAGGAAGCGGGGGGCCTCTCCGGTCGGCCATTATCCCAGCTCGCTATCACAACGCTGCGAGACGTTGCCCGTCTGAATCGCGGGCGTATGACGCTCATTTCATCCGGCGGGATTGAGACCGGGTTCGATGTGCTGGAGCGTCTGCGCGCGGGGGCGGATCTGGTGCAGTTATATTCCGCCTTCGTGCTGCGCGGACCAGCCATTGTCAGTAGGATCAAACGTGAGCTTCTGCACGAAATGTCACGCCGCAATTTTGAGACCATCAAGGATGTCATCGCCAATCGCGACTTCTGA
- a CDS encoding glycoside hydrolase family 3 N-terminal domain-containing protein, whose translation MKRKLAAMMLATACLTPVPITAHAQQVWKNPDATPSERVESLLKAMTLDEKFVMLTSEWGAAYKSYRKPAGAVGSAGYSAGNKRLGIPALQSTDAGLGVTNTVNMRPGDGATGLPSGQVISGTFDPTFGYQGGRMIATEAAHRGLNEILGGGINLVRDPRGGRNFEYEGEDPILAGDVAAALVNGAQDQHVLSTIKHYALNSIETTRREMNSVN comes from the coding sequence ATGAAAAGAAAATTAGCGGCCATGATGCTGGCGACGGCCTGTCTAACCCCTGTCCCGATCACAGCTCACGCACAGCAGGTCTGGAAAAACCCTGACGCGACGCCTTCTGAGCGGGTCGAATCCCTCCTGAAGGCTATGACGCTCGATGAAAAATTCGTCATGCTGACCTCTGAATGGGGCGCTGCCTATAAAAGTTACAGAAAACCAGCAGGGGCTGTCGGCTCAGCCGGGTATAGTGCAGGTAATAAGCGCCTCGGCATCCCGGCATTACAATCGACCGATGCTGGACTTGGCGTTACTAACACCGTCAATATGCGCCCCGGGGATGGTGCGACAGGATTACCGAGTGGTCAGGTCATTTCCGGAACTTTCGACCCCACCTTTGGATATCAGGGTGGTCGCATGATCGCCACTGAGGCGGCACATCGCGGCCTTAACGAGATATTGGGTGGCGGCATCAACCTCGTGAGAGACCCGCGTGGCGGGCGGAACTTTGAGTATGAGGGAGAAGACCCGATCCTGGCAGGTGATGTCGCCGCAGCATTGGTCAATGGCGCGCAGGATCAGCACGTGCTCTCGACCATCAAACATTATGCCCTTAATTCGATCGAGACCACGCGAAGGGAAATGAACTCGGTCAATTGA
- a CDS encoding peroxidase family protein produces the protein MRISRLCAVLLLSGTALISSNNVARADGIDRPNEFYWPTRLDLNPLRFHNPDNVPYGAGYSKEYAKKFATLDLKEVRADIMKVMMTSQDWWPVDFGNYGPFFIRMAWHNAGTYRSLDGRGGEEGSQQRFVQLNFWPDNASLDKARRLLWPIKQKYGERLSWGDLIVPMGNVALNSMGFKTMGFVGGRPDDWQSELVY, from the coding sequence ATGAGAATTTCCCGTTTATGCGCAGTTCTGCTCCTTTCAGGAACCGCGCTTATTTCATCGAACAACGTTGCCCGCGCTGATGGCATTGACAGGCCCAATGAATTTTACTGGCCGACCCGCCTCGATCTTAATCCGCTTCGCTTCCATAACCCGGATAACGTGCCTTACGGGGCGGGTTACAGCAAAGAATATGCCAAAAAATTTGCAACGCTTGACCTCAAGGAAGTGCGCGCTGACATCATGAAGGTCATGATGACGTCACAAGATTGGTGGCCAGTTGATTTCGGCAATTACGGGCCGTTTTTCATCCGTATGGCGTGGCATAATGCCGGCACTTATCGCAGTCTTGACGGGCGCGGTGGTGAGGAGGGCAGTCAGCAACGTTTCGTACAGCTGAATTTCTGGCCGGATAATGCCAGCCTGGACAAAGCGCGGCGCCTTCTCTGGCCGATCAAGCAGAAATATGGCGAGAGGCTCTCATGGGGTGACCTCATTGTTCCGATGGGTAACGTTGCGCTCAATTCCATGGGTTTCAAAACCATGGGCTTTGTCGGCGGCCGCCCGGATGACTGGCAGTCTGAGCTCGTTTATTAG